In the genome of Cryptomeria japonica chromosome 8, Sugi_1.0, whole genome shotgun sequence, one region contains:
- the LOC131046363 gene encoding uncharacterized protein LOC131046363, whose amino-acid sequence MDERLANIFYSQQLQEKQQFKELLEAQSVSNAKAEFRRRLKELIRNHLNTCMTLASCSNSDEPNDASICGSYHMHQWRLKHVREACNICRFQDLLQQDEDEDEDEEGEQLLCRQHSSNNGQDSIESSAARRRQSRILNRWAARQAQEMITTMERQTREAELISLAGLQTVSTRDCSFLRESSPSRSVRSVERPSTRASTLVQMWRELEGESRVNSSRERNRIRMSVSEVAEPRRERARNHASPCASNIGRRDINSFNNNTNDNDSLNQSNELRENSEGNRHPSQERESEFNIQTNNDAGVVQNRHEMYRDQENGQSDRQNCQSELNFRREQSLEDGEGERERVRHIVRSWMTGSTPLITHNCNRRAIFHAEIEQERGRDLSQEWVHVTNQQPDASGNMRQHSQRQEIQPGLVYRQTREREAVQGQAPVHLAENQQDYVNRNAPRLRGRQAIIDLLVRIVRERQRELERLLEHRAVSHFSHRNRIQSLLRGRFLRGRALSEEQRSSTAAGELGQLRLRGTVSGLREGFRTGLNNTGGQDVNDSNVSENQQSNGSTIHESNVLRGTEITQNESHSDVQESNQAANRVDQRRDIEEIQNGNSLVSSMGWQEAVIQHEDGDWQRAVSEEDSRNTQENNLEGRQREMQEYVSEGGYEDWQEGATQGVEMAWDGILDDVDRHWQRSGSDMDGDWRRDASHDANGDWQEDPSPDINVDWQGSASQELVRDWQDQSQGASRSWEEIPTARGVSDFQSLEEATAYNMELRELLSRRSVSTVLASEFRERMDQLILSYLQNQGRPPIAWDLQEQEQEPEEQEDVGQNESPFDIRDGPVFISPPPPPPPPPHQLWRHEIRRQSRSRSSLQHPEMEWEAINDLRSEIARLQQGMSDLQHMVETCMDMQLELQRSVRQEVSAALNRSNGGQDLPEEVIDGSKWVAVRKGICCICCDRQIDSLLYRCGHMCTCSKCANELVHNSGKCPMCRAPIVEVVRAYCEV is encoded by the exons ATGGATGAAAGATTGGCTAATATATTTTACAGCCAACAATTGCAAGAGAAGCAGCAATTCAAGGAATTATTAGAAGCTCAGTCTGTTTCAAATGCAAAGGCTGAATTTCGTCGGAGACTGAAAGAACTTATCCGCAATCATCTTAATACCTGTATGACCCTTGCTTCTTGCAGCAATTCTGATGAGCCTAATGATGCCAGTATCTGTGGCAGCTATCATATGCATCAATGGCGCTTGAAGCATGTGAGGGAGGCATGCAATATCTGTCGATTCCAGGATTTATTGCAgcaagatgaagatgaggatgaggatgaggaaggtGAGCAACTGCTGTGCAGGCAACATAGCTCCAATAATGGACAAGACTCAATAGAGTCTTCAGCTGCAAGAAGGCGCCAATCTAGGATTCTGAATAGATGGGCTGCACGCCAGGCTCAAGAGATGATTACAACAATGGAAAGACAGACACGTGAAGCAGAACTTATCTCTCTTGCCGGTCTGCAGACTGTATCAACTAGGGATTGCTCATTCCTTAGGGAGTCCTCACCTTCTAGATCTGTGCGCAGTGTAGAAAGACCAAGTACTCGAGCATCTACACTTGTGCAAATGTGGAGGGAATTGGAAGGTGAGTCACGAGTTAACTCTTCAAGAGAGAGGAATAGAATAAGAATGTCTGTTTCTGAGGTTGCTGAACCTAGAAGAGAAAGGGCACGTAACCATGCATCGCCCTGTGCTAGTAACATAGGTAGAAGAGACATAAACTCATTTAATAACAATACAAATGACAATGATTCTTTAAACCAGTCAAATGAGCTGAGAGAAAATTCTGAAGGGAACAGACACCCGTCTCAGGAAAGAGAGTCGGAATTTAATATACAAACTAACAATGATGCTGGTGTGGTGCAAAATAGGCATGAAATGTACAGGGATCAGGAAAATGGTCAATCAGACAGACAAAATTGCCAGAGTGAGCTAAACTTTAGAAGAGAACAATCTCTTGAGGATGGAGAAGGAGAAAGGGAAAGGGTAAGGCATATTGTGAGAAGCTGGATGACAGGTAGTACACCTTTAATAACACATAATTGTAACAGGAGAGCAATCTTTCATGCTGAAATTGAGCAAGAACGAGGAAGAGATCTATCACAAGAGTGGGTACATGTGACAAACCAACAGCCAGATGCATCAGGAAACATGAGGCAGCATTCTCAAAGGCAGGAGATACAACCTGGTCTAGTATATAGGCAAACAAGGGAACGGGAAGCAGTTCAGGGTCAAGCACCTGTGCATTTGGCAGAGAATCAACAAGATTATGTGAATAGGAATGCACCAAGATTGCGGGGAAGGCAAGcaattattgatttacttgtaaggATAGTCAGAGAAAGGCAGAGAGAGCTTGAGAGACTATTGGAGCACCGGGCAGTTTCACATTTTTCACACCGCAATCGTATACAG TCTTTACTCAGAGGAAGATTCTTGCGTGGTAGAGCTTTGAGTGAAGAACAGAGGTCCTCAACAGCAGCAGGGGAGCTAGGCCAGCTAAGGCTCCGTGGGACTGTTTCTGGTTTGCG GGAAGGTTTCCGAACTGGATTAAATAATACTGGGGGTCAAGATGTAAATGATTCCAATGTCTCTGAAAATCAGCAGTCGAATGGCTCTACAATCCATGAATCCAATGTTTTGAGAGGAACAGAAATAACTCAGAATGAGTCTCATAGTGACGTGCAAGAAAGTAACCAGGCTGCAAACAGAGTAGATCAAAGAAGAGATATTGAGGAAATTCAAAATGGAAATTCTTTGGTCTCGAGCATGGGCTGGCAAGAAGCTGTAATTCAGCATGAGGACGGGGATTGGCAGAGAGCAGTATCAGAGGAAGATAGCAGGAACACACAAGAAAATAATTTAGAGGGTAGGCAGCGGGAAATGCAAGAATATGTTTCCGAGGGAGGGTATGAAGACTGGCAAGAAGGTGCCACGCAAGGGGTAGAAATGGCCTGGGATGGTATTTTGGATGATGTTGACAGGCATTGGCAAAGAAGTGGTTCTGACATGGATGGGGATTGGAGAAGAGATGCTTCACATGATGCAAATGGGGATTGGCAAGAAGATCCTTCTCCAGATATAAATGTGGACTGGCAAGGAAGTGCTTCACAGGAATTGGTTAGGGATTGGCAAGATCAATCACAAGGAGCATCAAGATCCTGGGAGGAAATTCCTACTGCTCGTGGAGTCAGCGATTTCCAAAGTTTAGAAGAGGCAACTGCATATAACATGGAACTCAGGGAACTTCTTAGCAG GCGAAGCGTGTCAACAGTTTTGGCGAGTGAATTTAGGGAAAGAATGGATCAGCTAATCCTGTCCTATCTACAGAATCAAGGCCGCCCTCCTATAGCTTGGGATCTGCAGGAGCAGGAGCAGGAGCCAGAAGAACAAGAAGATGTGGGACAAAACGAAAGTCCATTTGACATTAGAGATGGACCAGTATTCATATCACCACCACCACCGCCGCCTCCACCACCACACCAACTTTGGAGGCATGAGATACGCAGACAGTCACGGTCACGTTCTTCATTACAGCATCCTGAAATG GAGTGGGAAGCCATAAATGATTTAAGGAGTGAAATAGCAAGGCTCCAACAAGGAATGAGTGACTTACAGCATATGGTAGAAACTTGCATGGACATGCAGCTGGAGTTGCAACGCTCTGTCAGGCAAGAGGTTTCTGCTGCTTTAAACCGTTCAAATGGAGGCCAGG ATTTACCAGAGGAAGTTATTGATGGTTCAAAATGGGTTGCAGTCCGGAAAGGCATTTGCTGTATTTGCTGTGACAGACAAATAGATTCCTTATTGTACAG GTGTGGTCACATGTGTACGTGTTCAAAGTGTGCAAATGAATTGGTTCACAATAGTGGAAAGTGTCCAATGTGCCGAGCTCCAATTGTGGAGGTTGTCCGAGCCTATTGTGAAGTGTGA